A genomic window from Algoriphagus sp. Y33 includes:
- a CDS encoding sensor histidine kinase: MNDSLIPPNDKKPGNFSGTMPQRRTETLKTSLKVYALEFAYQSAVMFVLLIFFSFNMEQTEAFHFQDLFAPYKLAFFANYFMAAMIINYVLLPLLYYKKHMLLFLIAVLLLITMVVLVDEYVLEKIYFPDTRGTYFPGLSFTIVETLPIIIIMVAFKIAWDFNRKQREVEQLKSLMKESEIQFLKSQINPHFLFNNLNSIYAYALGNSPKTPTLILDLSTVLRYMLYDCREDQVVLAKEVDHLKKYTALFQLQLNTRGWINFSEDIPDSRYYIPPLILVVFVENAFKHSTGSQAGNIEIDISIKVSEEGKLTFHCLNNYSPHYQNTDTARGIGLQNVIKRLELLFPKAFHLAIKKDGNLYAVTLEIPLNKM; encoded by the coding sequence GTGAACGACTCACTTATCCCCCCAAACGACAAGAAACCGGGAAACTTTTCAGGAACTATGCCCCAAAGAAGGACGGAGACTCTAAAAACCTCCCTTAAAGTCTATGCACTTGAATTTGCCTACCAGTCTGCTGTCATGTTTGTATTACTGATATTTTTTTCGTTCAATATGGAGCAGACGGAGGCATTCCATTTCCAGGATCTGTTCGCCCCTTATAAGCTTGCATTTTTTGCCAACTACTTTATGGCGGCCATGATCATCAATTATGTGCTCCTTCCTCTCTTATATTACAAAAAGCATATGCTGTTATTCCTGATTGCAGTCTTGCTTTTGATTACAATGGTTGTGCTGGTGGATGAATACGTTTTGGAAAAAATCTATTTTCCCGACACAAGAGGCACCTACTTTCCGGGATTGTCCTTCACGATAGTGGAAACACTTCCAATCATTATCATTATGGTAGCTTTCAAGATCGCCTGGGACTTCAACAGGAAACAGCGTGAGGTAGAGCAACTGAAAAGCCTTATGAAGGAAAGTGAGATCCAGTTTTTAAAATCCCAGATCAATCCCCACTTCCTGTTCAACAATCTGAATAGCATTTATGCCTATGCCCTTGGTAATTCTCCCAAAACACCAACCCTAATTCTGGATCTTTCCACGGTGTTGCGCTATATGCTGTATGACTGTAGGGAAGATCAGGTAGTGTTGGCCAAAGAAGTTGACCATTTAAAAAAGTACACGGCTCTCTTTCAGCTTCAATTGAACACCCGAGGCTGGATTAATTTCAGCGAAGACATACCCGATAGCAGGTATTATATTCCTCCACTGATCCTGGTTGTGTTTGTGGAAAATGCATTCAAACACAGTACGGGAAGTCAGGCCGGAAATATTGAAATTGATATTTCCATAAAGGTATCAGAAGAAGGAAAGCTTACCTTTCATTGTCTCAACAATTATTCTCCCCATTATCAGAATACCGATACAGCAAGAGGAATAGGCTTGCAGAATGTAATCAAACGGCTAGAATTATTATTTCCAAAAGCTTTTCATCTAGCTATTAAAAAAGACGGAAACTTATATGCTGTCACACTGGAGATCCCCCTGAACAAAATGTAA
- a CDS encoding glycoside hydrolase family 2 protein, with product MNYFNTMITGWILVFGAFILLGNDICAQTAMANIQSRKLTSLNGEWRALIDPSNTGEYLQVWVGKKPVKKTDFYEYSFEEASVLNVPGDFNSQMSELTYFEGTVWYKKQFNYLIAEGKRLFLHFGAVNYLADVYLNGEKIGSHEGGFIPFQFEITDKIKDGDNTVIVKVNNNRKGNGLPGYGYDWFNYGGITRDVDLIETDNTFIEDYFIQLKKGSLTTVLGWVKMNGAGEKQDIEIEVPELNLRYKAITDDEGFAHVEFESEFELWSPENPRLYSVTVKSDTDFLVDTIGFRSIEVQGNQILLNRKPIFLKAVNIHEENPHRMNRAYSSEDAKLLLNSAKELGCNLVRLAHYPHSENMVKEAERLGIMVWDELPVYQHIQFSDSLMPAKLEQMLQEMVGRDKNRCGVVVWALSNETYPSTPNRNDRLIELTQKCRSLDSARLITHVVNTQSYENHTVNVWDSLYIHSDIVALNEYFGWYLPWQGKPSDTKWNISFPDKPVFISEFGGEAVYGNSDGPPDEAAYWTEEYQEKIYVDQIEMFNSVPNLVGVCPWLLFDYRSLGRMHSVYQKGYNRKGLISEKGGKKKAWYVMKEYFEGK from the coding sequence ATGAATTACTTTAATACAATGATAACAGGATGGATATTGGTTTTTGGAGCCTTTATCCTATTGGGAAACGATATCTGTGCGCAGACCGCAATGGCTAATATCCAATCCAGGAAGTTGACAAGCCTGAACGGGGAGTGGAGAGCATTAATAGACCCTTCCAATACAGGTGAATATCTTCAGGTGTGGGTAGGGAAAAAACCTGTCAAAAAAACAGATTTTTATGAGTACTCGTTTGAAGAGGCTTCAGTATTGAATGTGCCCGGAGACTTTAATTCCCAGATGAGCGAGTTAACCTATTTCGAAGGGACAGTCTGGTACAAAAAGCAGTTTAATTATTTGATTGCCGAAGGGAAAAGGCTGTTTCTCCATTTTGGGGCGGTTAATTACCTGGCTGACGTGTACCTGAACGGCGAAAAAATCGGTAGCCATGAAGGCGGTTTTATCCCTTTTCAGTTTGAAATTACAGACAAAATCAAGGATGGGGATAATACCGTTATTGTGAAGGTCAACAATAACCGTAAAGGAAACGGCCTCCCGGGCTATGGGTATGACTGGTTTAACTATGGAGGTATTACCCGTGACGTGGATTTAATTGAAACAGACAACACCTTTATTGAAGATTATTTCATACAGTTAAAAAAAGGAAGTCTTACTACAGTCTTAGGGTGGGTTAAGATGAATGGAGCCGGTGAAAAACAGGACATTGAGATTGAAGTCCCCGAACTAAATTTGCGCTATAAAGCAATAACAGATGATGAGGGCTTTGCCCACGTGGAATTTGAGTCGGAGTTTGAACTTTGGTCACCCGAAAACCCCAGACTTTATAGCGTAACTGTTAAAAGTGACACGGATTTTTTGGTTGACACTATAGGATTCAGAAGTATAGAAGTGCAGGGTAATCAGATCTTGCTAAACCGTAAGCCAATATTCCTAAAGGCTGTCAATATCCATGAGGAGAATCCTCACAGAATGAATAGAGCGTATTCAAGCGAAGATGCTAAGCTGTTGCTTAATTCGGCAAAAGAACTGGGATGTAATCTTGTCCGTCTGGCCCACTATCCTCATAGTGAAAACATGGTGAAGGAAGCCGAGCGATTGGGAATCATGGTTTGGGATGAGCTGCCTGTGTATCAGCATATCCAGTTTTCCGATAGTCTCATGCCTGCAAAATTGGAGCAAATGCTTCAAGAAATGGTTGGTCGTGACAAAAACCGTTGTGGGGTCGTCGTTTGGGCACTTTCGAACGAAACATACCCCAGTACACCCAATAGGAATGATAGACTTATTGAACTTACACAAAAGTGCCGGTCCTTGGATTCTGCCCGCTTGATCACCCATGTAGTCAATACCCAAAGCTACGAAAACCATACAGTGAACGTTTGGGATTCCCTTTACATCCATTCTGATATTGTCGCACTCAACGAGTATTTTGGATGGTACTTGCCGTGGCAAGGGAAGCCGTCAGACACAAAATGGAACATTAGTTTTCCTGACAAGCCGGTATTTATTTCTGAATTTGGAGGGGAAGCTGTGTACGGGAATAGTGATGGTCCACCGGATGAAGCCGCTTATTGGACGGAGGAATATCAAGAGAAAATCTACGTTGACCAAATTGAGATGTTCAATTCAGTTCCCAACTTGGTAGGAGTATGTCCATGGCTTTTGTTTGACTACAGATCACTGGGACGGATGCATTCAGTTTACCAAAAGGGGTACAACAGAAAAGGGCTGATATCTGAAAAAGGAGGGAAAAAGAAAGCTTGGTATGTCATGAAGGAATATTTTGAGGGCAAATAA
- a CDS encoding PepSY domain-containing protein: MVKKYLRITHLWLGLASGLIVFILGVSGCLYVFEEELRPIAYADHYRVEGAKKEPLPVSDLLKTAEIALGKESPVSSIVIYNSNERSYMFRSFPDKPVAHKLWYWEGIEDRQDAFVNPYTGEVLKIKNSEFEFFRVVMWLHWSLLLKTEIGQPIVGIATVIFVLSLITGLVLWWPKNKSAAKQRFWFRWKTGTKWKRKNYDLHNILGYYMMVFALIISLTGLVWAFDWFENSVSWVANGGRTIESVQETITSDTANFSSNIPTDLVFEQVKKLYPNAVRYLISIPEDSLSAQTVHVKFSSRFDDTTIYFDRYTGEQLKTIGWNNKSNGEKMTFLNYDIHVGSILGFPGKVLAFFASLVAAGLPVTGFLIWWGRRKKERGYKKRKNTSKKTLNEKNKENPYAQNSRSKFGANGEGNNVKA, encoded by the coding sequence ATGGTTAAAAAATATTTGCGGATAACTCACCTTTGGCTGGGGTTAGCCTCAGGGTTGATTGTTTTTATATTGGGAGTTTCAGGCTGTTTGTATGTTTTTGAGGAAGAGCTGAGGCCTATCGCATATGCAGATCATTATCGTGTAGAAGGAGCAAAGAAAGAGCCTCTTCCTGTAAGTGATTTGCTGAAAACTGCAGAAATTGCCCTTGGAAAAGAATCTCCTGTTAGTAGTATAGTCATATATAACTCCAACGAACGTTCTTATATGTTTCGGTCGTTTCCGGATAAGCCAGTAGCACATAAACTATGGTACTGGGAAGGAATAGAGGATCGTCAGGATGCTTTTGTCAATCCATATACGGGAGAGGTACTCAAAATAAAGAACAGTGAATTTGAGTTTTTTAGAGTAGTGATGTGGCTCCATTGGAGCTTGCTATTGAAGACCGAGATCGGGCAGCCTATTGTCGGGATCGCTACTGTTATTTTTGTACTGTCATTAATTACCGGTCTTGTACTTTGGTGGCCCAAAAACAAGAGTGCCGCCAAACAACGTTTTTGGTTTCGATGGAAAACCGGGACTAAATGGAAACGCAAAAACTATGATTTACATAATATCCTGGGATATTATATGATGGTTTTTGCCCTGATTATTTCGCTTACCGGTCTTGTATGGGCATTTGATTGGTTTGAAAATAGCGTTTCTTGGGTAGCAAATGGCGGAAGAACTATTGAATCCGTACAGGAAACTATCACCTCAGACACTGCAAATTTTAGCTCAAACATTCCTACTGATTTAGTGTTTGAACAAGTCAAAAAACTGTACCCAAATGCGGTTAGGTATTTAATCTCTATTCCGGAGGATTCTCTTTCAGCACAAACGGTACATGTTAAGTTTAGCTCCCGTTTTGATGATACCACAATTTATTTTGACCGGTACACAGGAGAACAACTGAAAACTATTGGATGGAACAATAAGAGTAACGGCGAGAAAATGACTTTTCTAAATTACGATATTCATGTAGGCAGTATATTGGGCTTTCCCGGCAAAGTACTGGCATTTTTTGCGAGCTTGGTCGCTGCCGGTTTACCGGTTACCGGATTTTTGATTTGGTGGGGAAGGAGGAAGAAGGAACGCGGATATAAAAAGCGAAAAAATACTTCTAAGAAAACATTGAACGAAAAGAATAAAGAAAACCCTTATGCGCAAAACAGCAGGTCTAAATTTGGAGCAAATGGAGAAGGTAATAACGTAAAAGCATGA
- a CDS encoding TonB-dependent receptor, with translation MQLLYSITNKTRLFYSILLLLFVQILSVHAQSDIQNRVEISSGTATIKTILEQIEAQTDLNFVYSDAHVSLNERITLEETYTTVNRLLADITAKAALKFTVSGNQIALRQLGFGTVSGTVKDEKGIPIEFVSVILKGTGIGNVTDSKGEFVLNSIPEGKRIFAFQMVGYGKKELSIEVKRDDITHVSEIRLTEDVTQLMGVEVSGDREGNSYVIAEPSPSLRIHTPIIETPQSIIAIDGKIMEDQQIYVITDVARNVSGVTTLFPYVGVYTDFSIRGSRSGNRLRNGMSPGSTTLQEDMSYVERVEFVKGPAGFMLAQGEPGGMYNVVTKKPLGKTHGGITFTTGSYGLFRNAIDFGSTLGKEEKLSYRLNIMGQKSGSHWDYGINDRFSIAPVIRYDFDEKTSLTLEYNYDHAVVNGSFNNLPTKNGVFLRRSFMLEDPLQDPYKFNSNFGFVNFRHRLSDAWTVTAQIGTSFYNREGTVMFATHTPGIDNNGMLNRNYRYQAGLDKSITGQLFLNGDVTTGTVKHKLLIGFDGGDVSTKMKYGQASNVLPIDVNKPVYGLSVGIDTLLNEQDFLYYNPSRTSWQGFTFQDDIKFTEWLQLTLGGRYTYFQTGRTAGILEDNAFTPRVGLLVQPINNTSVYFLYDQSFIAQTGVDFNNNRFEPLRGNNLEFGAKREWFGKKLFTQLAAFNITKNNALTSDPDNPNFLIQRGQIESKGVELDVLGSINDQLDIVANYAYIDAKITKDTDENIVGTREQGALHTINLWAKYNVTNGLGFGVGGSYHKDRYVYTQKVNPTDPQGKLDDFKSLNAALYYKVKRLSFALNADNITDEFNYIGTVRHNSGISGRDTEYTYITMPGANWRLSVNYKF, from the coding sequence ATGCAACTATTATATTCAATTACGAATAAGACAAGATTATTTTATAGTATCCTCCTCTTGCTGTTTGTCCAAATCTTATCGGTCCATGCTCAGTCTGACATACAAAACAGGGTAGAGATCTCCTCTGGTACAGCGACAATTAAAACTATACTGGAGCAGATTGAAGCACAGACAGACCTTAATTTTGTTTATAGTGATGCGCATGTTTCCCTGAATGAGCGGATTACACTGGAAGAAACATACACTACAGTAAACCGGTTGCTGGCTGATATCACCGCCAAGGCAGCGCTGAAGTTTACGGTCAGTGGTAACCAGATAGCCCTGAGGCAACTGGGATTTGGTACGGTGTCCGGGACAGTCAAAGATGAAAAAGGTATTCCTATAGAATTTGTCTCAGTAATCCTCAAAGGCACCGGCATTGGGAATGTAACCGATTCGAAAGGGGAATTTGTACTTAACAGCATACCTGAAGGCAAGCGGATCTTTGCATTTCAAATGGTTGGCTACGGAAAAAAAGAACTTAGTATAGAGGTCAAAAGGGATGATATTACACACGTATCGGAAATAAGATTAACCGAAGATGTGACGCAGCTGATGGGAGTGGAAGTATCGGGTGATAGAGAGGGAAATAGCTATGTGATAGCTGAGCCTTCCCCGTCTTTGCGTATCCACACACCTATTATAGAGACTCCGCAGAGTATCATTGCCATTGATGGCAAAATAATGGAAGATCAACAGATTTATGTGATTACCGATGTTGCCAGAAATGTAAGTGGTGTCACCACACTTTTTCCCTATGTAGGTGTTTACACCGATTTCAGCATTCGGGGAAGTAGATCCGGAAACCGGCTTAGAAATGGGATGAGCCCTGGATCAACTACATTACAAGAAGACATGAGCTACGTGGAGCGTGTAGAGTTTGTCAAAGGTCCTGCGGGATTTATGCTGGCACAGGGAGAGCCGGGGGGAATGTACAATGTGGTGACCAAAAAGCCACTGGGGAAAACACATGGGGGGATTACATTTACCACAGGCAGTTATGGTCTTTTCAGAAATGCCATAGATTTTGGCAGCACTTTAGGAAAAGAGGAAAAACTAAGTTACAGATTGAATATAATGGGACAGAAATCAGGAAGCCATTGGGACTACGGCATCAATGACCGCTTTTCGATCGCACCTGTGATCCGATATGATTTTGATGAAAAGACATCCCTGACTTTAGAGTATAATTATGACCATGCGGTAGTGAATGGTTCATTCAATAATTTACCTACTAAAAATGGAGTATTTCTAAGGAGAAGTTTTATGCTTGAAGATCCTTTACAGGATCCTTACAAATTTAATTCAAATTTTGGATTTGTGAATTTTCGGCATCGATTGTCTGACGCTTGGACTGTTACAGCTCAGATAGGTACTTCATTTTACAACAGGGAGGGCACGGTGATGTTTGCAACCCATACGCCAGGGATTGATAATAACGGAATGCTAAACAGAAATTACCGATATCAGGCGGGACTTGACAAGTCAATTACAGGACAGCTATTTTTAAATGGTGATGTAACTACGGGTACGGTTAAACACAAATTGCTTATTGGCTTTGACGGAGGTGATGTCTCTACCAAAATGAAATACGGGCAAGCAAGCAATGTATTGCCCATTGATGTAAATAAGCCAGTCTATGGACTCTCTGTTGGCATTGATACCTTGTTGAATGAACAGGATTTTCTATATTATAATCCATCCAGAACTTCCTGGCAAGGGTTTACTTTCCAAGATGATATCAAATTCACCGAATGGTTGCAGCTAACACTTGGAGGGAGATACACCTACTTTCAGACCGGGAGAACCGCAGGAATATTAGAAGATAATGCCTTCACTCCCAGGGTAGGCTTATTGGTACAACCGATTAATAATACTTCGGTATATTTTCTATACGACCAATCTTTTATAGCCCAAACGGGGGTTGATTTTAACAACAATAGATTTGAGCCTTTAAGAGGAAACAATCTGGAATTTGGAGCAAAAAGAGAATGGTTTGGTAAAAAACTATTCACCCAACTAGCGGCATTCAACATTACCAAAAACAATGCATTGACCAGTGATCCTGATAATCCTAATTTCTTAATCCAACGTGGTCAGATAGAAAGTAAGGGAGTGGAATTGGATGTATTGGGTTCCATAAATGACCAGCTGGATATTGTGGCCAACTACGCCTACATAGATGCCAAAATTACAAAAGATACGGATGAAAATATAGTAGGAACCCGTGAGCAGGGAGCCTTGCACACTATAAATCTTTGGGCCAAATACAATGTCACAAATGGCTTGGGATTTGGTGTAGGAGGATCATACCATAAAGATCGTTATGTGTATACCCAAAAAGTAAATCCTACAGATCCACAAGGCAAACTGGATGATTTTAAAAGTCTGAATGCGGCTCTTTATTACAAGGTTAAGAGACTAAGTTTTGCACTTAATGCGGACAATATTACAGATGAATTCAACTATATAGGAACAGTCCGCCACAACTCAGGCATAAGCGGTAGGGATACAGAATATACTTATATCACCATGCCGGGCGCAAACTGGAGATTATCTGTCAACTATAAATTTTAA
- a CDS encoding LytTR family DNA-binding domain-containing protein codes for MLKSIIIEDQAPAQFILEKYISETESLRLEKTFSDALEARKFLEKNPVDLIFLDINLPLLSGMDYLRTSPNQPLTILTTAYSEFALECYRYNVVDYLLKPFSFERFSQAIEKVLTMTRTIHQLSEGNEISEGSQVYFRSSHDLVKVESREIIFITSDSDYTEVITTTQKYLTLDSLREWSTKLDQNFTQVHKSFIINVNHLIKISKNKIHLSKDHIIPIGRVYKKCLMDSVERRK; via the coding sequence ATGCTCAAAAGTATCATCATAGAAGACCAAGCTCCTGCCCAATTTATTCTGGAAAAGTACATTTCGGAAACAGAATCCCTAAGGCTGGAAAAGACATTCTCGGATGCGTTGGAAGCGCGCAAGTTCCTTGAAAAAAATCCTGTTGATCTGATCTTTCTCGACATCAACCTGCCCCTGCTTTCCGGAATGGACTATTTACGCACTTCGCCCAATCAGCCACTGACCATCCTTACCACTGCCTATTCTGAATTTGCACTGGAATGTTACCGGTACAATGTAGTGGACTACCTGCTCAAACCCTTTTCCTTTGAACGCTTTTCCCAGGCCATAGAAAAAGTGTTGACAATGACCCGCACCATACATCAACTCAGTGAGGGAAACGAAATCTCTGAAGGAAGCCAGGTTTACTTTCGCTCCAGTCATGATTTGGTGAAAGTGGAAAGTCGGGAGATCATCTTTATCACCAGCGACAGCGATTACACTGAGGTAATCACTACTACTCAAAAATACCTGACTCTGGATTCTTTGAGAGAATGGTCCACCAAACTGGATCAAAATTTTACCCAGGTACATAAATCATTTATCATCAACGTCAATCACCTGATCAAAATCTCCAAAAACAAGATACATCTATCCAAAGATCACATTATACCGATTGGCCGGGTTTATAAAAAGTGCTTAATGGATTCGGTAGAGCGGAGGAAGTAA
- a CDS encoding FecR family protein, which produces MQITEELLKRYSEENCTEEEIRAVEAWLLNSDREEGAEYKEEFTGVKSKIWLRLSSRFPQENTAVIPLFKQIIRYAAVISILMAVGFVILSNQTISDLFAVQKTVAYGPGEQGLLTLKDHSRIQLNAGSNLHYSSAFGSKNREVNLVEGEAFFDVVRDTDHPFTVRTDEVAITVLGTKFNIDNDPKDQKIVVTLIEGAIKFSAPGKDYVLSPGEQVTYNRRTGDVQILRDVNIEMVTAWTKDILWFVATPMAEVFEALEQRYGFRFEIQRDIDIPFSAKFEKESLDKVLRLIEASTDLKFRKEEKGIIVY; this is translated from the coding sequence ATGCAAATCACGGAGGAATTACTGAAAAGGTACAGTGAGGAAAACTGTACTGAAGAAGAGATACGGGCTGTTGAAGCTTGGCTGCTTAATTCTGACAGAGAGGAAGGGGCTGAATACAAAGAAGAATTTACAGGAGTCAAGTCAAAAATATGGTTACGTCTTTCTTCCCGCTTTCCCCAAGAGAACACCGCTGTCATTCCCCTTTTTAAACAAATTATCCGCTATGCTGCAGTTATCAGTATCCTGATGGCCGTCGGTTTTGTGATCTTGAGCAATCAAACTATATCAGACCTTTTTGCTGTGCAGAAGACCGTCGCTTACGGTCCCGGTGAGCAAGGCCTGCTTACCCTGAAAGACCATAGTAGGATTCAACTCAATGCGGGATCCAATTTGCACTATTCCTCCGCTTTTGGCAGTAAAAACAGAGAAGTCAATTTAGTGGAAGGAGAAGCATTTTTTGATGTTGTGCGGGATACTGATCACCCGTTTACAGTGCGTACAGACGAGGTAGCTATTACCGTACTGGGTACGAAGTTCAATATCGATAATGATCCGAAAGACCAGAAGATAGTGGTAACGCTTATCGAGGGGGCAATAAAGTTTTCAGCACCGGGGAAGGATTATGTGCTGTCTCCCGGAGAGCAGGTTACCTACAACAGAAGAACAGGTGATGTCCAAATATTGCGTGATGTAAATATAGAGATGGTTACCGCATGGACTAAGGATATTCTGTGGTTTGTAGCAACACCCATGGCCGAGGTGTTTGAAGCACTAGAGCAACGGTATGGCTTTCGGTTCGAGATTCAAAGAGATATTGATATTCCATTTTCGGCCAAGTTTGAAAAGGAGTCTCTTGATAAGGTATTACGCTTGATCGAGGCAAGTACCGATTTGAAATTCAGAAAAGAAGAGAAGGGAATTATTGTCTATTGA
- a CDS encoding RNA polymerase sigma-70 factor, whose amino-acid sequence MFHSKLNTDFRPTPDIKTQKGFEKAYNLYAAKMYGICRSKINSSEIAEEIVHDIFRSLWERRNLVEINEHIEQYLIKATKLKIIDHYRQKARDEKHLVCALEEYCETENCTEHDVEFEELQIRVDFLVDRLPCKCQEVYRLSREKGLSNKEIASTLLVSEKTVEYHLAKALSYLKERLKEYRF is encoded by the coding sequence TTGTTTCACTCCAAGTTAAATACTGATTTTCGGCCTACTCCGGATATAAAAACTCAAAAAGGTTTTGAGAAGGCCTATAATCTATACGCTGCAAAGATGTATGGGATTTGCAGAAGTAAGATCAATAGTAGTGAAATAGCTGAAGAAATCGTCCATGATATATTCAGATCACTTTGGGAACGAAGGAATTTGGTTGAAATCAATGAACATATAGAGCAGTATCTAATAAAAGCCACCAAACTGAAAATCATCGACCACTATCGACAGAAGGCCAGAGATGAAAAGCATTTGGTTTGTGCGTTAGAAGAGTATTGCGAAACAGAGAACTGTACAGAGCATGATGTTGAATTCGAAGAATTGCAAATACGGGTTGATTTTTTAGTGGACAGGCTCCCGTGTAAATGTCAGGAAGTGTATCGGTTAAGCCGTGAAAAGGGATTGAGCAACAAGGAGATAGCCTCTACTCTTCTTGTCTCAGAAAAGACGGTAGAATACCACCTCGCCAAGGCGTTGAGTTATCTTAAAGAGCGGTTAAAGGAATACAGGTTTTGA
- a CDS encoding cellulase family glycosylhydrolase produces MKKMKLTGGLAVLFGMMVLVSCGEEGVIDPVLNVSVNKLEFDEEGGDMEISITSTNEWSISNQASSWLQLSQTAGNSGSTSIQITAVLNATGLTRSTVLNITSPNGQGRRITVSQISTLYPSYNTSPLPPDATGMGSNAVELAAKMKLGWNIGNTMEAPGGEEGWGNPKITEAYVKFVKQQGFNAIRLPVSWDWHHVVDRNTAKIDPVWMDRVKEVVGYCVNNDMYVLLNIHWDGGWLENNVTPAKKDSVNAKQKAYWEQIATALRDFDEHLMFAGANEPNVHDEVQMEVLHSYHQTFVNAVRATGGRNSYRVLVIQGPDTNIEKSHEMMNMPTDEIEGRMMAELHYYTPPQFCILAEDVSWGNMVYYWGNGYHSTIEPDRNATYGEEDDVVKSFGLAKQKFVDKGIPVILGEYGAYRRNNAQHVPLDLETHNNSVDHWIRYVTKKAIENGLIPFWWDTGGALDRRLYTVKEQRTIDNIIEGGK; encoded by the coding sequence ATGAAGAAAATGAAATTGACGGGGGGGCTGGCAGTACTATTCGGAATGATGGTACTTGTGTCTTGTGGAGAAGAGGGTGTGATAGACCCCGTGCTTAACGTTTCCGTGAATAAGTTGGAGTTTGATGAAGAAGGAGGGGACATGGAAATCTCAATAACCAGTACCAATGAATGGAGTATCAGTAATCAGGCCTCATCGTGGTTGCAGTTAAGCCAAACAGCAGGCAATAGCGGAAGCACTTCTATTCAAATAACCGCTGTTCTCAATGCCACCGGACTGACCCGATCCACTGTATTGAATATTACCTCGCCAAACGGCCAGGGCAGGAGGATTACCGTTTCGCAGATTTCCACGCTATATCCTTCCTACAATACATCTCCGCTGCCTCCCGATGCAACGGGAATGGGCAGCAATGCAGTAGAGCTTGCCGCTAAAATGAAGTTGGGCTGGAACATCGGAAATACAATGGAAGCCCCCGGTGGCGAGGAAGGCTGGGGAAATCCGAAGATTACTGAAGCGTATGTAAAGTTTGTAAAGCAACAGGGATTTAATGCAATTCGCCTTCCTGTTTCCTGGGACTGGCACCATGTTGTGGATAGGAATACTGCAAAGATTGACCCTGTCTGGATGGACAGGGTAAAAGAAGTGGTGGGTTACTGTGTAAACAATGATATGTATGTGTTGCTCAATATCCACTGGGATGGTGGCTGGCTGGAAAACAATGTCACCCCAGCCAAGAAGGATTCGGTGAATGCCAAACAAAAAGCGTATTGGGAGCAAATCGCCACGGCACTGCGGGATTTTGACGAGCACCTGATGTTTGCCGGTGCCAATGAGCCCAACGTCCATGATGAAGTACAGATGGAGGTACTTCATTCCTATCACCAGACTTTCGTCAATGCTGTCCGGGCCACGGGCGGACGAAACAGTTACAGGGTACTCGTGATTCAGGGGCCTGATACCAATATTGAAAAGAGCCATGAGATGATGAATATGCCTACAGATGAGATAGAAGGACGTATGATGGCTGAGCTACATTATTACACTCCGCCCCAGTTCTGTATCTTGGCAGAAGACGTAAGTTGGGGGAATATGGTCTATTACTGGGGAAATGGGTATCATTCAACCATTGAACCGGACCGGAATGCCACCTATGGAGAGGAAGATGATGTGGTTAAATCTTTCGGTCTGGCAAAGCAGAAATTCGTGGACAAAGGAATCCCGGTAATCCTGGGCGAGTATGGGGCATATAGGCGTAACAATGCGCAACATGTACCACTGGATCTGGAGACCCACAATAACTCCGTGGATCATTGGATCAGGTATGTGACAAAAAAGGCGATCGAAAATGGTTTAATCCCATTTTGGTGGGATACAGGTGGAGCATTGGACAGACGACTTTATACGGTGAAAGAGCAGCGTACGATTGACAATATTATTGAAGGCGGTAAATGA